A genomic stretch from Sulfurihydrogenibium azorense Az-Fu1 includes:
- a CDS encoding argininosuccinate synthase: MKKRVVLAYSGGLDTSVIVRWLTDRGFEVITYTADVGQGEELSEIEEKALKAGAVKAIIDDIKEEFARDYCMPLMRATALYEGKYTLLSSLSRPLIAKKLVEVAHREGAHYVAHGSTGKGNDQVRFEASVWALDPDIEVLAPVREWEFKSREEEIDYAMKHGIPVKATKEKPYSYDRNLWGVAIEAGPLEDPWTEPPEDAFEITVSPEKAPDTPEYIEIEFKEGTPIKLNGKEYDQLWKLIWDLNEIAGKHGVGRIDMVENRLVGIKTREVYESPAGLILISAYDDLESIVLDRFTYHYKKDHISHPYAKLVYEGLWFSKLRESLDAFNNEIAKIVNGKVRVKLYKGSFKIVGRQSPNSLYSEDLATYSPKDAFDHKAGGAFTKVWALPLKVFARANKR; the protein is encoded by the coding sequence ATGAAAAAGAGAGTTGTACTTGCTTACTCAGGAGGATTAGATACCTCTGTAATAGTTAGATGGCTCACAGACAGAGGTTTTGAAGTTATAACTTATACAGCTGACGTAGGTCAAGGGGAAGAGCTGTCTGAGATAGAAGAAAAAGCGTTAAAAGCAGGAGCTGTAAAGGCTATAATAGATGATATAAAAGAAGAGTTTGCAAGGGATTACTGTATGCCACTTATGAGAGCTACAGCTTTATACGAAGGTAAATACACTTTACTGTCATCTTTATCAAGACCTTTAATTGCAAAAAAGTTAGTTGAAGTTGCCCATAGAGAAGGAGCTCATTATGTAGCACACGGTTCAACTGGAAAGGGAAATGACCAAGTTAGATTTGAAGCTTCTGTATGGGCTTTAGACCCGGATATAGAAGTTTTAGCACCTGTAAGAGAATGGGAGTTTAAGTCAAGAGAAGAAGAGATAGACTACGCAATGAAACACGGTATTCCAGTAAAAGCAACAAAAGAAAAACCATACTCATATGATAGAAACTTATGGGGAGTTGCTATAGAAGCTGGTCCACTGGAAGACCCTTGGACAGAACCTCCAGAAGATGCTTTTGAGATTACAGTCTCCCCAGAAAAAGCACCAGATACTCCAGAGTATATAGAAATTGAGTTTAAAGAAGGAACGCCTATTAAGTTAAACGGAAAAGAGTACGATCAACTTTGGAAACTTATTTGGGATTTAAACGAGATAGCAGGAAAACACGGCGTTGGTAGAATAGATATGGTAGAAAACAGACTTGTAGGAATAAAAACAAGAGAAGTTTACGAGTCTCCAGCCGGACTTATCCTTATATCAGCTTACGATGACCTTGAAAGTATAGTTTTAGACAGATTTACTTATCATTACAAAAAAGACCATATATCTCACCCTTACGCAAAGTTAGTTTATGAGGGGTTATGGTTTTCCAAATTAAGAGAATCTTTAGATGCTTTTAACAACGAAATTGCCAAAATAGTTAACGGAAAAGTAAGAGTTAAACTTTATAAAGGAAGCTTTAAAATAGTAGGAAGACAATCTCCAAACTCTCTTTACAGTGAAGACCTTGCAACCTACAGTCCTAAGGATGCTTTTGACCATAAAGCAGGTGGTGCATTTACAAAAGTATGGGCTTTACCACTAAAAGTATTTGCAAGAGCAAACAAGAGGTAA
- a CDS encoding O-methyltransferase — MILFEDIQRYIDKLNYLSKVEDEEILQHMENYAQKVGFPIVGRSVGRFLYLITKLKNPKLIVEVGSGYGYSAYWFAKALSSGKVVLTDYSQDNLEMAKDFLSGAGLIDKVELRLGNGVEIAKEYKNIDILFFDHEKAKYLDSILILKDNLSSGGLVIADNTLWHGKVLEEDVDKQTRKIKEFNEYMFSSQEFFTTLIPLRDGLLVAIKV, encoded by the coding sequence ATGATTTTATTTGAAGATATCCAACGTTATATAGATAAATTAAACTACCTGTCTAAAGTAGAAGATGAAGAGATTTTGCAACATATGGAAAATTACGCACAAAAGGTAGGTTTCCCGATAGTTGGCAGGTCTGTCGGAAGGTTTTTGTATTTGATTACAAAGCTTAAAAATCCTAAGCTAATTGTTGAAGTAGGTTCAGGATACGGCTATTCTGCTTACTGGTTTGCAAAAGCTTTAAGTAGTGGTAAAGTAGTTTTAACGGATTACAGTCAAGATAATTTAGAGATGGCAAAAGATTTTTTATCGGGAGCTGGTTTAATAGATAAAGTTGAATTAAGATTAGGTAATGGAGTAGAGATAGCAAAAGAGTATAAAAATATTGATATTCTATTTTTTGACCATGAAAAAGCCAAGTATTTAGACAGTATTTTAATACTAAAAGATAATTTAAGTTCTGGTGGACTTGTTATAGCAGATAATACCCTTTGGCACGGTAAAGTGTTAGAAGAAGATGTAGATAAGCAAACAAGAAAGATTAAAGAGTTTAACGAGTATATGTTTTCATCACAAGAATTTTTTACAACCTTAATTCCATTAAGAGATGGCTTGCTTGTTGCAATAAAAGTTTAA